From a region of the Kitasatospora viridis genome:
- a CDS encoding serine/threonine-protein kinase yields the protein MFEVRGEFDGGGVVKALQEGDPARVGPYELVGVLGSGGMGKVYLGQRDGELVAVKVINDELAHDAEFLARFRREVVATQAVSGPYVAAVKDHDVEAEQPWLATEYVPGPSLHAVIAEHGPLAVVPVRALGMRLAEALAAIHGAGLVHRDVKPGNILLGPDGPRLIDFGVARGAAVTTLTQTGVLLGTPQFMAPEQLQGKGRVGPAADVFALGLVLAFAATGQHPFGQTDSFGFGFRIVYEEPDLDAVPAELVEAVRSCLVKDPEQRLTTEALARALNLGEATLDVSGVTSLREYAAHPPTIPVVPQGPKSGRRARLRRPWVIAAAAAVVITVAVAAVLGLDGRTPADNQGLGSPSASHPGSSLPATPTAGSSGASGSPSSAAPSSSPPSSSPPSSPSAAPSSGAPSLAQTPSGAAASPPKGSGSVGTGGGSAPGTGGTPGGTGGSGTSAGNSGGTPGGTSGGNAPPPSPAPPQGSPPPDMTQFSYKFNEFCAGACSMPLTVSWTALSGATRYDIHYDNQTAKVDTVYSATGTSYLINGPFSGDHICLTMRAANQYGASAWTQTGCFDVPY from the coding sequence GTGTTCGAGGTTCGGGGCGAGTTCGACGGGGGTGGGGTGGTGAAGGCGCTCCAGGAGGGCGATCCCGCGCGGGTCGGGCCGTACGAGCTGGTCGGGGTGCTGGGTTCGGGCGGGATGGGCAAGGTCTACCTGGGGCAGCGCGACGGCGAGCTGGTCGCGGTCAAGGTGATCAACGACGAGCTGGCGCACGACGCCGAGTTCCTCGCCCGGTTCCGCCGCGAGGTGGTCGCGACGCAGGCGGTGTCCGGGCCGTACGTCGCGGCCGTCAAGGACCACGACGTCGAGGCGGAGCAGCCCTGGCTGGCGACCGAGTATGTGCCCGGTCCCTCGCTGCACGCGGTGATCGCCGAGCACGGCCCGCTGGCCGTGGTGCCGGTGCGGGCGTTGGGGATGCGGCTGGCCGAGGCACTGGCCGCGATCCACGGGGCGGGGCTGGTGCACCGGGACGTGAAGCCCGGCAACATCCTGCTGGGCCCGGACGGTCCCCGGCTGATCGACTTCGGGGTCGCGCGCGGTGCGGCGGTGACCACCCTGACCCAGACCGGGGTGCTGCTGGGCACCCCGCAGTTCATGGCACCGGAGCAGTTGCAGGGCAAGGGCCGGGTCGGCCCGGCGGCCGACGTGTTCGCGCTGGGGCTGGTGCTGGCCTTCGCCGCGACCGGTCAGCACCCGTTCGGCCAGACCGACTCCTTCGGGTTCGGCTTCCGGATCGTCTACGAGGAGCCGGACCTCGACGCCGTGCCGGCCGAACTGGTCGAGGCGGTCCGGAGCTGCCTGGTCAAGGACCCCGAGCAGCGGCTGACCACCGAGGCGCTGGCGAGGGCGCTGAACCTGGGCGAGGCGACGCTCGACGTCAGCGGCGTGACCAGTCTGCGCGAGTACGCCGCCCATCCGCCCACCATTCCGGTCGTGCCGCAGGGGCCGAAGAGCGGCCGGCGGGCCCGGCTGCGGCGACCGTGGGTGATCGCCGCGGCGGCCGCGGTGGTGATCACTGTGGCGGTCGCCGCCGTGCTGGGTCTGGACGGGCGGACGCCGGCGGACAACCAGGGCCTGGGATCGCCGAGCGCCAGTCACCCGGGCTCCTCGCTGCCGGCGACTCCCACGGCGGGTTCCTCGGGTGCGAGCGGTTCGCCGTCTTCGGCCGCGCCGTCCTCCTCACCACCGTCCTCCTCGCCGCCGTCGTCGCCGTCGGCCGCACCGTCGAGTGGCGCGCCCTCGCTCGCGCAGACGCCGAGCGGAGCCGCCGCCAGCCCGCCCAAGGGCTCCGGCAGTGTGGGCACCGGAGGGGGATCGGCCCCCGGGACGGGCGGGACCCCGGGCGGCACCGGCGGCAGCGGCACGAGCGCGGGCAACTCCGGCGGCACGCCTGGCGGTACGTCAGGAGGCAACGCCCCGCCCCCGAGCCCGGCTCCGCCGCAGGGCTCCCCGCCACCGGACATGACCCAGTTCAGCTACAAGTTCAACGAGTTCTGCGCCGGCGCGTGCTCGATGCCGCTGACCGTGAGCTGGACTGCCCTGTCGGGCGCGACCCGCTACGACATCCACTACGACAACCAGACCGCGAAGGTGGACACCGTCTACTCGGCGACCGGTACCAGCTACCTGATCAACGGCCCGTTCTCCGGAGACCACATCTGCCTCACGATGCGAGCCGCCAATCAGTACGGGGCCTCGGCCTGGACCCAGACCGGCTGCTTCGACGTGCCGTACTAG
- a CDS encoding YncE family protein, giving the protein MTPDHRPSALRTRGQDGFTLVELLVVVVILGVLSAIVVFSVRGIGDDGRKSAIAADAATLRTAEESYCAKHGQYATVDDLKADGLLAGDPVYNVVVVGAENKCGQGAKSSFSLYDTSTATVRAAAAIPAGTNPADLAVDEKADRVYVVAAGSNTVTVIDGKTDTPIGTPIDVSGAVSSPSRIAVNPGTGQVYVAGTGGVAIIDTANANRVTPVSGYATAVSALAVSPENGDVYVAGGTIGSSAVAYIAAGSTSATPIPLPVAGVVGASVGTDFSFDPAHHAVYLTKGNLGTGTSALAGIGLFAISSQTHAATLVTQFPTKLACGTNAGDVLFGNSARGGIAVDPVRNLVYLLAKRCVPDPANPKGPWKSVATTIVINPVDGSSTPIDDLAGTAYTPLSAVYNPAAGAVYVHLEGGTSCGTNGGRVDRIVGTTVTGQAQVCGVSSAPGNAAHKDVVLEDFNRIFVAQQSGAGGPGGLGVADGGTLLTQAPLGTPTQFGALAVNNTTGKVYALDPVTGTVTVFRTGSS; this is encoded by the coding sequence ATGACACCGGACCACCGCCCGTCCGCACTGCGCACCAGAGGCCAGGACGGCTTCACCCTCGTCGAGTTGCTCGTGGTCGTCGTGATCCTCGGCGTCCTCTCCGCCATCGTGGTGTTCTCCGTCCGGGGCATCGGCGACGACGGCCGCAAGAGCGCGATCGCCGCGGACGCGGCCACGCTGCGCACGGCGGAGGAGTCCTACTGCGCGAAGCACGGACAGTACGCGACGGTCGACGACCTGAAGGCCGACGGGCTGTTGGCCGGCGATCCGGTCTACAACGTGGTGGTGGTCGGCGCGGAGAACAAGTGCGGTCAGGGCGCGAAGTCGTCGTTCTCGCTGTACGACACCTCCACGGCGACGGTGCGCGCAGCGGCCGCGATACCGGCGGGCACGAACCCGGCCGACCTCGCGGTCGACGAGAAGGCCGACCGCGTCTACGTCGTGGCCGCCGGCAGCAACACCGTGACCGTGATCGACGGAAAGACCGACACCCCGATCGGCACTCCGATCGACGTCTCCGGCGCCGTGTCCAGCCCGAGCCGCATCGCGGTCAACCCCGGCACGGGCCAGGTCTACGTCGCGGGTACCGGCGGCGTCGCGATCATCGACACGGCCAACGCCAACCGCGTGACCCCCGTCAGTGGCTACGCCACGGCCGTCAGCGCGCTGGCCGTCTCACCCGAGAACGGGGACGTCTACGTCGCCGGCGGCACCATCGGCTCCTCGGCGGTCGCCTACATCGCGGCCGGCAGCACGTCGGCGACGCCGATCCCCCTGCCCGTCGCGGGTGTCGTGGGCGCGAGCGTGGGTACGGACTTCTCCTTCGACCCCGCCCACCACGCCGTGTACCTCACGAAGGGGAACCTCGGCACCGGGACGAGCGCACTCGCCGGCATCGGCCTCTTCGCCATCTCCTCGCAGACCCACGCCGCCACCCTGGTGACCCAGTTCCCGACGAAGTTGGCCTGCGGCACCAATGCCGGAGACGTCCTCTTCGGCAACAGCGCCCGTGGCGGCATCGCCGTCGATCCCGTCCGCAACCTCGTCTACCTCCTCGCCAAGCGGTGCGTTCCGGACCCTGCGAACCCCAAGGGACCGTGGAAGAGCGTCGCGACGACGATCGTCATCAACCCCGTCGACGGCAGCTCGACACCGATCGACGACCTGGCGGGAACGGCCTACACTCCCCTCTCCGCGGTCTACAACCCAGCGGCCGGGGCGGTCTACGTCCATCTGGAGGGCGGAACGAGCTGCGGCACCAACGGGGGCCGCGTCGACCGGATCGTCGGGACGACGGTCACGGGGCAGGCGCAGGTCTGCGGAGTGTCGTCCGCCCCCGGCAACGCGGCGCACAAGGACGTCGTGCTGGAGGACTTCAACCGGATCTTCGTCGCACAGCAGAGCGGCGCCGGCGGCCCGGGCGGCCTCGGAGTGGCCGACGGCGGCACCCTGCTGACCCAGGCTCCGCTCGGCACGCCCACCCAGTTCGGCGCGCTGGCCGTGAACAACACCACGGGGAAGGTGTACGCGCTCGACCCGGTGACCGGAACGGTCACGGTGTTCCGGACGGGATCCTCCTAG
- a CDS encoding PadR family transcriptional regulator, which yields MKELDLPLAEWIVLALIAEGPSHGFAIATLTAEGAEIGEFWYISRPMVYRSITRLVERGLITPVGAEEGNRGPQRMVYAATRAAKATVTRWLGEPVTELFDVRADLTCKLLLLQRREASPARLIERQRVVIDEIEESLRAKEDAAGDHLARAIYAWRLEHVRAARRFLDAAEVDSVQGAAKTG from the coding sequence ATGAAGGAACTTGATCTCCCGCTGGCCGAGTGGATTGTGCTCGCGCTCATCGCCGAAGGGCCCAGCCACGGCTTCGCCATCGCCACCCTGACCGCGGAGGGTGCGGAAATCGGCGAGTTCTGGTACATCTCGCGGCCCATGGTCTACCGGTCGATCACCCGGCTGGTCGAGCGCGGACTGATCACGCCGGTCGGCGCCGAGGAGGGCAACCGCGGACCGCAGCGCATGGTCTACGCCGCCACCCGCGCGGCGAAGGCGACGGTCACCCGGTGGCTCGGCGAACCCGTGACCGAGCTGTTCGACGTCCGCGCCGACCTCACCTGCAAGCTGCTGCTGCTCCAGCGCCGCGAGGCCAGCCCGGCCCGCCTGATCGAGCGTCAGCGGGTCGTCATCGACGAGATCGAGGAGTCGCTGCGCGCCAAGGAGGACGCCGCCGGCGACCACCTCGCCCGCGCGATCTACGCCTGGCGGCTGGAACACGTCCGCGCCGCCCGCCGGTTCCTCGACGCCGCCGAGGTCGACTCGGTGCAGGGGGCCGCCAAGACCGGCTGA
- a CDS encoding prepilin peptidase codes for MPPTLVLIIGLLGLAVGSFLNVAASRVPAGRSVVRPRSACPRCAAPIAARDNIPVLSWFLLGRRCRSCRLPIPARYPLLEALTAILFAAEALRFGRSETLPAELVFTAGLLALATCDAEHLLLPRRLIYPTLGLTAACLLAAATATGQWQRLGTTAVCGAGAFAAFFALHWVRPAWLGFGDVRLAGLLGTGLGWLGPWYLVLALVAGSAVGLLVGVALMASGRATRHTRLPFGLFLAAGAIAALLVGAPVVHWYESLSDPYATGAPLTAVRHGS; via the coding sequence ATGCCACCCACCCTCGTCCTGATCATCGGTCTGTTGGGGCTGGCGGTGGGGTCGTTCCTCAACGTCGCCGCCTCCCGGGTGCCGGCCGGCCGCTCCGTCGTGCGGCCCCGCTCCGCCTGCCCGCGGTGCGCCGCGCCGATCGCGGCCCGCGACAACATCCCCGTCCTGTCCTGGTTCCTGCTGGGCCGGCGCTGCCGCTCCTGCCGGCTGCCGATCCCCGCGCGCTACCCGCTCCTCGAAGCGCTCACCGCGATCCTGTTCGCCGCCGAGGCGCTGCGCTTCGGCCGCTCGGAAACCCTGCCGGCCGAACTGGTCTTCACCGCCGGGCTACTGGCCCTGGCCACCTGCGACGCCGAGCACCTCCTGCTCCCCCGGCGGCTGATCTACCCGACGCTCGGCCTCACCGCCGCCTGCCTGCTCGCGGCCGCGACGGCCACCGGTCAGTGGCAGCGGCTCGGCACGACCGCGGTCTGCGGCGCCGGGGCCTTCGCCGCGTTCTTCGCCCTGCACTGGGTGCGGCCCGCCTGGCTCGGCTTCGGCGACGTGCGCCTGGCCGGGCTGCTCGGCACCGGGCTGGGCTGGCTCGGCCCGTGGTACCTCGTCCTCGCGCTGGTGGCCGGCAGTGCCGTCGGCCTGCTGGTGGGCGTCGCGCTCATGGCCTCGGGGCGGGCCACCCGTCACACCCGGCTCCCGTTCGGGCTGTTCCTCGCCGCCGGAGCCATCGCCGCCCTCCTCGTCGGCGCTCCCGTCGTCCACTGGTACGAGAGTCTGAGCGACCCGTACGCGACGGGTGCGCCGCTCACCGCGGTCCGGCACGGATCATGA
- a CDS encoding prepilin-type N-terminal cleavage/methylation domain-containing protein: MRARNGTAEAGFTLVELLVVVVILGILSAIVVFSVRGINDKGQSAACKTDKATIQTAEEAYFANGHSTYATMAELVSGGFLSTASTWYDANPSGTTYAITPTTPPAGSPANPCS, translated from the coding sequence ATGCGTGCGCGGAACGGGACGGCGGAAGCCGGCTTCACCCTGGTCGAGCTCCTCGTCGTCGTCGTGATCCTCGGCATCCTGTCCGCCATCGTCGTGTTCTCCGTCCGCGGCATCAACGACAAGGGCCAGAGCGCGGCCTGCAAGACCGACAAGGCCACGATCCAGACCGCGGAGGAGGCGTACTTCGCCAACGGGCACAGCACGTACGCCACCATGGCGGAGCTGGTCAGCGGTGGATTCCTGTCCACCGCCTCCACCTGGTACGACGCCAACCCGAGTGGCACCACGTACGCCATCACGCCGACCACCCCGCCCGCCGGCAGCCCGGCGAACCCCTGCAGCTGA
- a CDS encoding GspE/PulE family protein has product MAERRLLRRRAATTGPAGGTTGPAGGDGTPPDAERGPAQSPPAERRTGPRIGELLVQRGLLTPAQADEALLQQSASGKRLGALLVELGMVDERSLIEALSVQLGVPVADLRQSEPDPEAAARVPEALARSLGVVAVRRAEGTLLIAAGDPADPRVLDEVGRAVAPDRVRLAIAAPADIRRSIDSTYRALAGVSSLVEAFEATETGRDANSGARVVSEDAPVVHLVNLMLTQGLRDRASDIHVEPHGDRVRVRYRIDGALHDVLSLPQAMGPSLVSRIKIMANMNIVDRRRPQDGQIATEVDGRSLDIRVATSPTIWGEKAVLRLLDSNRTLLRLGELGMPAATHERFSALLRSPYGMVACAGPTGSGKTTTLYATLGELNQSERNITTIEDPVEYVVPSVNQIQINEQAGISFATGLRSILRQDPDVILVGEIRDAETARIAVESALTGHFVLSSIHAADACSALHRFADMGIEPFLITSTVAGVVSQRLVRRICDQCREPYRPGVDELAFFAKAGGSTDTRFWQGRGCNFCSRTGYQERIGVFELLVMSDAVKRLLVENAPIDSLRKAAREQHMDSLLDGGVQLVEEGVTTITEIMSSVYVA; this is encoded by the coding sequence TTGGCCGAACGACGGCTGCTCCGGCGTCGCGCGGCGACGACCGGTCCTGCGGGTGGGACGACCGGCCCGGCGGGCGGGGACGGCACCCCGCCCGACGCGGAGCGGGGCCCCGCGCAGTCCCCGCCCGCAGAGCGGCGGACGGGGCCGCGCATCGGGGAACTGCTGGTGCAGCGCGGGCTGCTCACCCCGGCGCAGGCGGACGAGGCGCTCCTGCAGCAGTCTGCGTCGGGCAAGCGACTCGGCGCCCTGCTGGTCGAACTCGGCATGGTCGACGAGCGGTCGCTGATCGAGGCGCTGTCGGTTCAACTCGGCGTCCCGGTTGCGGACTTGCGGCAGAGCGAACCCGATCCCGAGGCGGCCGCCCGGGTGCCCGAGGCGCTGGCCCGCTCGCTGGGCGTCGTCGCGGTGCGGCGGGCCGAGGGCACGCTGCTGATCGCGGCGGGCGACCCGGCCGACCCCCGGGTGCTCGACGAGGTCGGCCGGGCTGTCGCGCCGGACCGGGTGCGGCTGGCGATCGCGGCACCCGCGGACATCCGGCGGTCGATCGACAGCACCTACCGGGCGCTGGCCGGCGTCAGCAGCCTGGTCGAGGCGTTCGAGGCGACCGAGACCGGCCGCGACGCCAACTCCGGTGCCAGGGTGGTGAGCGAGGACGCGCCGGTCGTCCACCTGGTCAACCTGATGCTGACCCAGGGCCTGCGCGACCGGGCCTCGGACATCCACGTCGAGCCGCACGGCGACCGGGTCCGGGTCCGGTACCGCATCGACGGCGCGCTGCACGACGTGCTGAGCCTGCCGCAGGCCATGGGCCCGTCGCTGGTCAGCCGGATCAAGATCATGGCCAACATGAACATCGTGGACCGGCGCCGTCCGCAGGACGGGCAGATCGCCACCGAGGTCGACGGCAGGTCGCTCGACATCCGGGTCGCGACCAGCCCCACCATCTGGGGCGAGAAGGCCGTGCTGCGGCTGCTGGACAGCAACCGCACGCTGCTGCGGCTGGGCGAGCTCGGCATGCCCGCCGCGACCCACGAACGGTTCTCCGCCCTGCTGCGCTCCCCGTACGGCATGGTCGCCTGCGCCGGGCCGACCGGCAGCGGCAAGACGACCACCCTCTACGCCACGCTCGGCGAGCTGAACCAGAGCGAGCGCAACATCACCACCATCGAGGACCCGGTGGAGTACGTCGTCCCGTCGGTCAACCAGATCCAGATCAACGAGCAGGCGGGCATCTCCTTCGCCACCGGGCTGCGCTCGATCCTGCGGCAGGACCCCGACGTGATCCTGGTCGGCGAGATCCGGGACGCCGAGACGGCGCGGATCGCCGTCGAGTCCGCGCTCACCGGCCACTTCGTGCTGTCGTCGATCCACGCCGCCGACGCCTGCTCCGCGCTGCACCGGTTCGCCGACATGGGCATCGAGCCGTTCCTGATCACCTCCACGGTCGCCGGGGTGGTCAGCCAGCGACTGGTGCGGCGGATCTGCGACCAGTGCCGCGAGCCCTACCGGCCCGGCGTGGACGAACTCGCCTTCTTCGCCAAGGCCGGCGGCTCGACCGACACCCGGTTCTGGCAGGGCCGGGGCTGCAACTTCTGCTCCCGCACCGGCTACCAGGAGCGGATCGGCGTCTTCGAACTGCTCGTGATGAGCGACGCGGTCAAGCGGCTGCTCGTCGAGAACGCGCCGATCGACAGCCTGCGCAAGGCCGCCCGCGAGCAGCACATGGACAGCCTGCTGGACGGCGGCGTCCAACTGGTCGAGGAGGGCGTCACCACCATCACCGAGATCATGTCCAGCGTCTACGTGGCGTAG
- a CDS encoding type II secretion system F family protein yields the protein MATFKYVASGPDGKRATGVLKGSSVDGVRDSLTRQGYDVRSVKAAGRNLLQLELTAEKVDLVELSNFSRQMAAFIKAGVPILDALEIIRAETRDKKLGRVLVDVMDSLRFGEGFAAAMAAHRKALPPFYVSVLRSAEATGELDVVMAQLARYIERDVEGRRGIRSALTYPLLVMGLAVAVVLVLVIFVLPRFKVFFASFHAKLPLPTRILLGFTDFVAAWYPVIAGALVVLVAALLAALRTERGRALRDRLLLATPVLGDVVRFMVIERFCRILTSMIKAGVPIPEALGLAGAGANNLVYERSIGAARTEMLEGGGISRPIARTRLFPGAVTQMMRVGEETGTLDEQLENVSDFYEKELQHKLKRLTSLFEPIVVIMVGVVVGFVAVALLSAIYGVYSQVNVQ from the coding sequence ATGGCCACCTTCAAGTACGTCGCGTCCGGCCCGGACGGGAAGCGGGCCACCGGCGTGCTCAAGGGCTCCAGTGTCGACGGCGTCCGCGACAGCCTGACCCGGCAGGGCTACGACGTGCGGTCGGTCAAGGCCGCCGGCCGCAACCTGCTGCAGCTCGAACTCACCGCGGAGAAGGTCGACCTGGTCGAGCTGAGCAACTTCTCCCGCCAGATGGCCGCCTTCATCAAGGCCGGCGTGCCCATCCTGGACGCGCTGGAGATCATCCGCGCCGAGACCAGGGACAAGAAGCTGGGCCGGGTGCTCGTCGACGTGATGGACTCGCTGCGCTTCGGCGAGGGCTTCGCCGCCGCGATGGCCGCCCACCGCAAGGCGCTGCCGCCGTTCTACGTCTCGGTTCTCCGCTCGGCCGAGGCGACCGGCGAACTCGACGTGGTGATGGCCCAGTTGGCCCGCTACATCGAGCGCGACGTGGAGGGGCGGCGCGGCATCCGCTCCGCGCTGACCTATCCGCTCCTGGTGATGGGTCTGGCGGTTGCCGTCGTCCTGGTGCTCGTCATCTTCGTGCTGCCCCGTTTCAAGGTGTTCTTCGCGTCCTTCCACGCGAAACTGCCGCTGCCGACCCGGATCCTGCTGGGCTTCACCGACTTCGTCGCGGCCTGGTACCCGGTCATCGCCGGTGCGCTCGTCGTGCTCGTCGCGGCACTGCTCGCGGCCCTGCGGACCGAGCGGGGACGAGCCCTGCGCGACCGCCTCCTGCTGGCGACTCCGGTGCTCGGCGACGTGGTCCGCTTCATGGTCATCGAACGGTTCTGCCGCATCCTGACGTCGATGATCAAGGCCGGAGTGCCCATCCCGGAGGCGCTCGGCCTGGCCGGCGCGGGCGCGAACAACCTGGTGTACGAGCGGTCCATCGGGGCGGCCCGCACCGAGATGCTCGAAGGCGGCGGCATCTCCCGGCCGATCGCCCGCACCAGGCTGTTCCCCGGCGCCGTCACCCAGATGATGCGCGTGGGGGAGGAGACCGGGACCCTCGACGAACAGCTGGAGAACGTGTCGGACTTCTACGAGAAGGAACTGCAGCACAAACTCAAACGGCTGACCAGCCTGTTCGAACCCATCGTGGTGATCATGGTCGGGGTCGTCGTGGGATTCGTGGCCGTCGCCCTCCTCTCGGCGATCTACGGCGTCTACAGCCAGGTCAACGTCCAGTGA
- a CDS encoding type IV pilus modification PilV family protein, giving the protein MTNPEHRRRSRGEEGETLIEVLVAVVLMGVAFVAILGGMGTAIISSATQQKVTSADSIIRSAAETVVSDQYASCAVTYGTPAPPAGFTVTVEVDYWDGAGTFGRPCPAADTGVQKVTLTVHSTGPHPVRDTTLEVIKREVVPS; this is encoded by the coding sequence GTGACCAACCCGGAACACCGCCGGCGCAGCCGCGGCGAGGAGGGCGAGACCCTGATCGAGGTCCTCGTCGCCGTGGTGCTCATGGGCGTCGCCTTCGTCGCCATCCTCGGCGGCATGGGCACCGCGATCATCAGCTCGGCCACGCAGCAGAAGGTGACCAGTGCCGACTCGATCATCCGCAGCGCCGCCGAGACGGTCGTCAGCGACCAGTACGCGTCCTGCGCCGTGACCTACGGGACGCCGGCGCCGCCGGCCGGGTTCACCGTGACCGTCGAGGTCGACTACTGGGACGGGGCGGGCACGTTCGGCCGCCCCTGCCCGGCGGCCGACACCGGAGTGCAGAAGGTGACGCTCACCGTGCACTCGACCGGCCCGCACCCCGTCCGGGACACCACGCTCGAAGTGATCAAGCGGGAGGTGGTGCCGTCATGA
- a CDS encoding type II secretion system protein, producing MTTRQPTGRSESGFTLTELLVTIVIVGIIATLLPKAIILGLRFTAGTQQRVAATSATGALNRYFYGDVQSADAVTTAPGCGIAGPIVHLSRAGDDVVYTYDPPTGALDRVTCADGRVVSTLLGRFDSATATPPVTLTCGAETSCTSPMEVTLTVRSDPATPPTTLTAVRRSSAS from the coding sequence ATGACGACGCGACAGCCGACCGGGCGCTCGGAGTCCGGGTTCACCCTGACCGAGCTGCTGGTCACCATCGTCATCGTGGGCATCATCGCGACCCTGCTGCCGAAGGCGATCATCCTCGGACTCCGGTTCACCGCAGGCACCCAGCAGCGGGTGGCCGCCACCAGCGCCACGGGCGCGCTCAACCGCTACTTCTACGGCGACGTGCAGAGCGCGGACGCGGTCACGACCGCCCCCGGCTGCGGCATCGCCGGCCCGATCGTCCACCTGAGCCGGGCCGGCGACGACGTCGTCTACACCTACGACCCACCGACCGGCGCCCTCGACCGGGTCACGTGCGCCGACGGACGCGTCGTCAGCACGCTGCTGGGCCGGTTCGACAGCGCCACCGCGACCCCTCCGGTGACGCTGACCTGCGGTGCCGAGACCTCGTGCACCTCGCCCATGGAGGTAACACTGACCGTGCGGAGCGACCCCGCCACGCCCCCGACGACCCTCACCGCCGTCCGACGATCGAGCGCGTCATGA